In one window of Nanoarchaeota archaeon DNA:
- the lysS gene encoding lysine--tRNA ligase — MDNENMEPNESSLFWADQLAEKIIERAQKEGKKIVIRCGQTPSGGKHIGNLNDVIRAHFVYRSVIEKGHEAEFVHSTDDRDPLKDIPAKLADLNTNWHPAEKFPELKKYLGHPLCRVPDPFGCCTSWSAHFTKVWEIGLNQLGMFPKIKSNDDYYKQGKFNPYIRMVFEKIDAVGKIIAKFQETKGDDYIPFDAICPKCGMLANISSFDLQKETVHFTCGGKSIKAKKSEGCGFEGDVPFSEGKLQWRFEWPAQWAIENIIFEPFGKDHAEGSWKSGQVIAKEIYGFEPPIPYVYEFFLVDGGKMSASKGNVYIVQDVLKVIEPEHFAFFYTKKPGKQRDLTFKDLMLIREYEAAEKIYFGTAKADNEREENNVRRSYEMATPKIPAKMPQRIPFDFAAQLVQIYSQNEEVIDAMKSSGHITSEFSEEDLKSANNRLNLARNWIAMFAPEEVKINVADAVSADVKAKLSQGQISALKMLAAALDEKKTEAELGEEFKRIIAETKITPQDFYKACYLAIIGKERGPKLAGFIIAIGQERIVKVLKSI, encoded by the coding sequence ATGGACAACGAAAATATGGAGCCAAACGAATCATCTCTTTTCTGGGCAGACCAATTGGCAGAAAAAATTATTGAACGCGCGCAAAAAGAAGGCAAAAAAATAGTTATCCGATGCGGCCAGACTCCTTCAGGCGGAAAGCACATCGGAAATCTGAATGATGTTATTCGCGCTCATTTTGTTTACCGGTCAGTTATTGAGAAAGGGCATGAGGCAGAATTTGTCCACTCTACTGACGACAGGGATCCTTTAAAGGACATTCCTGCAAAACTCGCGGATTTAAATACAAACTGGCATCCGGCGGAAAAATTCCCTGAATTGAAAAAGTATCTTGGACATCCTCTTTGCAGAGTTCCTGACCCGTTCGGATGCTGTACTTCGTGGTCCGCGCATTTCACAAAAGTCTGGGAAATCGGGCTTAATCAGCTTGGAATGTTTCCAAAAATCAAGTCCAATGACGATTATTACAAACAAGGGAAATTCAACCCGTATATCAGGATGGTTTTTGAAAAGATTGACGCGGTTGGAAAGATAATCGCAAAATTCCAGGAAACAAAAGGCGATGATTACATACCGTTTGACGCAATCTGCCCGAAATGCGGAATGCTTGCGAACATTTCTTCCTTTGATTTGCAAAAAGAGACTGTGCATTTTACCTGCGGCGGAAAATCCATAAAGGCAAAGAAAAGCGAAGGCTGCGGATTCGAAGGCGATGTTCCATTCAGCGAAGGCAAACTGCAGTGGCGCTTTGAATGGCCTGCTCAGTGGGCTATCGAGAATATAATCTTTGAACCGTTCGGCAAAGACCATGCAGAAGGCTCGTGGAAGTCAGGGCAGGTCATTGCAAAGGAGATTTACGGCTTTGAGCCGCCGATTCCATACGTGTATGAGTTCTTTCTTGTGGATGGAGGGAAGATGTCTGCGTCAAAGGGCAATGTCTATATAGTGCAGGATGTCCTGAAAGTGATAGAGCCGGAGCATTTCGCTTTTTTCTATACCAAAAAGCCCGGAAAGCAAAGGGATCTGACATTCAAGGATCTGATGCTGATCCGCGAGTACGAAGCTGCGGAGAAAATATATTTTGGTACTGCGAAAGCCGACAATGAGCGCGAAGAGAATAATGTCCGAAGGTCATATGAGATGGCGACGCCAAAAATTCCTGCGAAAATGCCGCAACGCATTCCTTTTGATTTTGCCGCGCAACTCGTACAGATTTATTCGCAAAATGAAGAGGTTATTGATGCAATGAAATCAAGCGGGCATATTACTTCTGAATTTTCAGAGGAGGATTTGAAGTCAGCTAATAATAGGCTGAATTTGGCACGCAACTGGATTGCAATGTTTGCGCCCGAAGAAGTGAAGATTAATGTTGCTGATGCTGTTTCTGCTGATGTCAAAGCGAAGCTTTCGCAAGGGCAGATTAGCGCCTTGAAAATGCTCGCGGCTGCGCTTGATGAGAAAAAAACAGAAGCAGAACTTGGCGAAGAATTCAAGCGCATAATCGCAGAAACTAAGATAACGCCGCAGGATTTCTACAAAGCTTGCTATTTGGCGATTATCGGAAAAGAGCGCGGACCCAAGCTTGCGGGCTTCATAATTGCGATAGGGCAAGAAAGGATTGTGAAGGTACTAAAGAGCATCTGA
- the uppS gene encoding di-trans,poly-cis-decaprenylcistransferase, whose product MASIHETHMQRLPEHVGIIMDGNRRFAQRLMLEPWNGHEWGAKKAEEVLDWCIETGIKTVTLYSLSYENFKSRPKQEINMLLKLIESEALRVAKLKKVRENKAKFNVIGRPDMLPNSVQKALKALTDATKGYNGVIVNLAIAYGGREEIVAAVKNIVHEEKNNKLDINNLDEKTFEKFLYTKGITDPDLIIRTGGEKRISGFLLWQAAYSELYFSDKIWPNFEREDFIAAIEDYAGRKRRFGK is encoded by the coding sequence ATGGCTAGTATACATGAAACTCACATGCAAAGACTGCCGGAACATGTGGGTATAATAATGGACGGAAACCGCAGGTTCGCACAAAGGCTTATGCTTGAGCCATGGAACGGCCATGAATGGGGTGCGAAAAAAGCAGAAGAAGTCCTTGACTGGTGCATTGAAACAGGAATCAAAACAGTTACTCTTTACTCTCTTTCTTATGAAAATTTCAAAAGCAGGCCGAAACAGGAAATAAACATGCTGCTGAAACTCATAGAAAGCGAAGCCTTGCGCGTTGCAAAGCTTAAAAAAGTGCGTGAAAATAAAGCAAAATTCAACGTAATCGGAAGGCCCGACATGCTTCCGAATAGCGTTCAAAAAGCGCTCAAAGCGCTAACTGATGCGACAAAAGGCTATAATGGAGTTATTGTAAATCTTGCAATTGCTTACGGCGGCCGCGAGGAAATAGTGGCTGCCGTAAAGAATATTGTTCATGAAGAAAAAAACAACAAATTGGATATAAATAACCTGGATGAAAAAACCTTCGAAAAGTTTCTATATACAAAGGGCATAACCGATCCGGATTTAATAATAAGGACCGGCGGGGAAAAAAGAATATCCGGATTCCTCCTTTGGCAGGCGGCTTATTCGGAACTGTATTTCTCGGATAAAATATGGCCGAATTTTGAGAGAGAGGACTTTATAGCAGCTATTGAAGATTATGCCGGCAGAAAAAGGCGCTTTGGAAAATGA
- a CDS encoding Bro-N domain-containing protein produces MESKDALVVFDGKKIRRMWHNGKWYFSVVDVIEVLTDSPTPRQYWGKVKDREFKELELSPIWVQLKLQSADGKFYETDCANTESLFRIIQSIPSKKAEPFKQWLAKVGYERVKEIENPELAQERAKKYYELKGYPKDWIEKRIRGIAIRQELTDEWKARGVQGDKNFAILTDEIAMATFGKSTKEHKEIKGLDPKFTNQNLRDNLTDLELIFSMLGEKATTEITKAKESKGYGKCLTSAIEGGTIAGNARRELEKKTGKSVISPDNYNQIAKKKDDKLLE; encoded by the coding sequence ATGGAGTCAAAAGACGCATTGGTTGTGTTTGACGGAAAGAAAATCCGAAGAATGTGGCATAACGGAAAGTGGTATTTCTCTGTGGTTGATGTGATAGAAGTATTGACAGATAGCCCGACGCCAAGGCAGTACTGGGGCAAAGTCAAAGACAGGGAATTTAAGGAGCTTGAGTTGTCCCCAATTTGGGTACAACTGAAACTGCAATCTGCCGATGGCAAATTCTATGAAACAGATTGCGCAAACACAGAATCGTTATTTAGAATAATTCAGTCAATTCCTTCAAAGAAAGCCGAACCATTCAAGCAATGGCTTGCAAAAGTCGGATATGAGCGCGTGAAGGAAATAGAAAATCCGGAATTGGCGCAGGAACGGGCGAAAAAATACTATGAACTCAAAGGCTATCCAAAGGACTGGATTGAAAAGCGCATCAGAGGAATAGCTATAAGGCAGGAATTAACAGATGAGTGGAAAGCAAGAGGCGTACAAGGCGATAAAAACTTTGCAATTCTTACCGACGAAATCGCTATGGCAACTTTTGGAAAATCCACAAAAGAGCATAAAGAAATAAAGGGTTTGGACCCGAAATTCACAAATCAAAACTTAAGAGATAACCTGACCGATTTAGAACTGATTTTCTCAATGCTCGGCGAAAAGGCAACAACCGAAATCACAAAAGCCAAAGAATCTAAAGGATATGGCAAATGCCTCACTTCAGCCATTGAAGGCGGAACAATTGCCGGAAATGCAAGGCGCGAATTGGAAAAGAAGACTGGCAAATCCGTAATAAGCCCCGACAATTACAATCAGATAGCGAAGAAGAAAGACGATAAATTGTTGGAATAA
- a CDS encoding site-2 protease family protein: MLSILSDLSTNWISLIILLTVIGIVWIFDRKNFKREGIMFLRRTDKGLKFIDNFAKKHTSALKTFGTFGIIFAFGALGAGYVYKTEKKKNPVAKTLTVLAVLLIIVYLMNFRTVYALSGALLGASGFVVFQLVEGVVNIFLEPGAASQMQFVLPIQTTSAPVFYVPIDYWLISIFVLLIVHEFSHAFVSRAEGIKVNSLGYGFMAVIPLGFAEPDEKQLKKTESIKKSRIFSAGSFSNIIAAIISVILLTGTVFAVTVMYTTDGVRYGTVVSGSPAQAHLPHNGTINEINGKKIRGTNELAAVMDNVSEGSEISILVDGKVYSLKTAADPKNSTRAFMGISNLENVIVAKENYSGFASSALASVLLYFLSLFKWLFLLNLGIGLFNLLPIKPLDGGLIFEEIIKCHWPKSWKSIYSAVATTTFGLILFNLFGVYFVRTIFSVV, translated from the coding sequence ATGCTTTCAATACTTTCGGACCTTTCGACAAATTGGATTTCACTTATAATTCTTCTTACGGTTATCGGCATTGTCTGGATTTTTGACAGAAAAAATTTCAAGCGCGAAGGAATCATGTTCTTAAGAAGAACCGATAAGGGCTTGAAATTTATCGACAATTTCGCAAAAAAACATACAAGCGCGCTTAAAACATTTGGCACCTTTGGAATCATTTTTGCATTCGGCGCGCTTGGAGCGGGCTATGTTTACAAGACAGAAAAAAAGAAAAACCCGGTTGCAAAAACGCTTACTGTCCTTGCAGTGCTTCTTATAATCGTTTATTTGATGAACTTCCGGACAGTTTATGCTCTCTCAGGAGCTCTCCTCGGAGCATCCGGATTTGTTGTATTTCAGCTTGTTGAAGGGGTGGTAAATATATTTCTTGAGCCGGGTGCGGCATCGCAGATGCAGTTTGTTCTGCCGATACAGACAACAAGCGCGCCTGTTTTTTACGTTCCGATAGATTATTGGCTCATTTCGATTTTTGTTCTTTTGATAGTGCACGAGTTTTCACATGCGTTTGTTTCGCGTGCAGAAGGCATAAAAGTAAATTCGCTGGGCTACGGCTTTATGGCTGTAATTCCGCTTGGATTTGCAGAGCCTGACGAAAAGCAGCTCAAAAAAACTGAATCAATAAAAAAATCCAGAATTTTTTCAGCAGGATCTTTCAGCAACATAATCGCCGCAATAATTTCTGTGATATTGCTTACTGGAACCGTATTTGCAGTGACTGTGATGTATACGACTGACGGAGTGCGCTACGGAACAGTTGTTTCCGGAAGCCCTGCCCAGGCGCACCTGCCGCATAACGGCACAATAAATGAAATAAACGGCAAAAAGATACGCGGCACAAACGAGCTTGCGGCTGTTATGGATAATGTTTCAGAAGGCAGCGAAATTTCTATTTTAGTTGATGGAAAAGTTTATTCGCTAAAAACAGCTGCTGACCCGAAGAATTCAACGCGCGCCTTTATGGGTATCTCAAATCTTGAAAATGTTATTGTTGCAAAGGAGAACTATTCCGGATTTGCAAGCAGCGCGCTCGCATCCGTATTGCTTTATTTTCTATCGCTTTTTAAATGGCTTTTTCTGCTCAATTTGGGGATAGGGCTTTTTAATCTCCTTCCCATAAAGCCTCTTGATGGCGGGCTTATTTTTGAGGAAATCATAAAATGCCACTGGCCAAAGTCATGGAAATCGATTTACAGTGCGGTTGCAACGACAACGTTTGGATTGATTCTTTTCAATCTTTTCGGCGTTTATTTTGTTCGCACCATATTTTCTGTAGTATAA